The following proteins are encoded in a genomic region of Corythoichthys intestinalis isolate RoL2023-P3 chromosome 5, ASM3026506v1, whole genome shotgun sequence:
- the LOC130916529 gene encoding uncharacterized protein LOC130916529 translates to MDEKSSDAGSVAVHPANVPPPLRPGETFHVFISYSSTDYQWTHALIEQLEAHGLHICYHERDFTAGRTVLENISEGIQESQKVLLVLSSDFVRSRWCLLEANMSLFRDCLERKPLVPVLLEPGVTVPLHLCHLTYLEARDPEFVAKLLKVLCTPNRQLQGSKLVPNQPPSIYNGMALQPLTAANVESLDKWDAGQFSNMDLPDQLRLIIVNQEKYREAIDIINSVSLDKVWLRPLWIRAILDIYGLLAMILLIAISVLIYGKVENSILPDTPEGSPILIVILLCLLSVPFGFVIQLGLWRKDDEKYVVREMQKAAGQANRILCDEKLVMGFRCNSIMYLVYVSLEGCKGEFAVTFKHSASTEALFKKALFWFSSEYACCLAKKHFPFAQSCPHPGHLEGGVCFCQYVCQQLSKGEWK, encoded by the coding sequence ATGGATGAGAAGAGCTCTGATGCAGGCAGTGTTGCTGTGCATCCCGCCAATGTTCCTCCGCCTTTGAGGCCAGGCGAGACTTTCCACGTCTTCATCAGCTACAGCAGCACCGACTACCAGTGGACGCATGCTCTCATAGAGCAGCTGGAAGCTCACGGCCTTCACATCTGCTACCATGAGCGTGACTTCACGGCGGGCCGAACAGTGCTGGAGAACATATCCGAGGGCATCCAGGAGAGCCAGAAAGTCTTGCTGGTCCTCAGCTCGGATTTCGTGAGGAGCCGCTGGTGTCTCCTGGAGGCCAACATGTCTCTGTTCAGAGACTGCCTGGAGAGAAAGCCTCTTGTCCCTGTGCTTTTGGAGCCAGGGGTCACCGTCCCGCTCCATCTGTGCCACCTCACCTACTTGGAGGCTCGCGACCCGGAGTTTGTGGCCAAGTTGCTGAAGGTGCTCTGCACCCCTAACCGGCAGCTCCAAGGCTCCAAGTTGGTTCCCAACCAACCTCCGTCCATCTACAACGGGATGGCACTGCAGCCTTTAACTGCTGCTAACGTGGAAAGTCTTGACAAGTGGGATGCGGGGCAATTCAGTAACATGGACCTACCGGACCAACTGCGCTTGATCATTGTGAACCAAGAGAAGTACAGGGAGGCCATTGACATCATCAACAGTGTGTCTTTAGATAAAGTATGGCTGCGTCCACTCTGGATTAGAGCTATTCTCGATATTTATGGTTTATTAGCAATGATTTTACTTATTGCAATTTCTGTGTTAATATATGGAAAAgtagaaaactcaattttaccCGATACACCTGAAGGCAGTCCCATACTTATTGTAATCTTGCTATGTTTGCTCTCCGTTCCATTTGGCTTTGTCATTCAACTTGGTCTTTGGAGGAAGGACGACGAAAAGTATGTCGTGAGGGAGATGCAAAAAGCTGCGGGTCAGGCCAATAGAATTCTCTGTGACGAAAAGCTTGTGATGGGCTTTCGGTGCAATTCCATTATGTATCTGGTTTATGTTTCTCTGGAAGGTTGCAAAGGGGAGTTTGCGGTGACATTCAAGCATTCAGCCAGCACGGAGGCGCTCTttaaaaaagctctattttggttCTCGTCGGAGTACGCTTGCTGCCTTGCGAAAAAGCACTTCCCCTTTGCTCAGTCGTGCCCCCACCCAGGTCACCTGGAGGGAGGCGTGTGTTTTTGCCAGTATGTCTGCCAGCAACTGAGCAAAGGGGAGTGGAAGTGA
- the LOC130916530 gene encoding uncharacterized protein LOC130916530 codes for MSANACNVVATPGHIPPPLRQGETFHVFISHSSTDYQWTHTLIEQLEVQGLHVCYHERDFTAGRTVLENMSECIQESQKVLLVLSSEFVRSRWCLLEANMSLFRDCLERKPLVPVLLEPGVTIPLHLCHLTYLEARDPEFMPKLLKVLCTPNRQLQGSTVVPYQPPSIYHGKALQPLTAANVENLYKWDAGQFSDMEIPDQLRLIIVNQEKYREAIGIINSVSLDKVWLRPLWIRVILYIYGIIAIVLLVVIFTLIFTNVAGSILQDTPEGIPIDIVIFLCLFSIPFGVLIQLCLWKMDDEKFIVKEMQKAAGQANIILFEQNILMGFRSNSIMYLVYVSLEGCKGEFATTFKHSTSAEECFKVALLRFSSEYACCLAKKHFPFAQPCPIQGHLEGGVCFCQYVSQQLSRGEWK; via the coding sequence ATGAGCGCTAATGCATGCAATGTTGTTGCCACTCCTGGCCACATACCTCCTCCTTTGAGGCAAGGCGAGACGTTCCATGTCTTCATCAGTCATAGCAGTACCGACTACCAGTGGACGCACACCCTCATAGAGCAGCTGGAAGTCCAAGGCCTTCACGTGTGTTATCACGAGCGCGACTTCACGGCAGGTCGCACCGTGCTGGAGAACATGTCTGAGTGCATCCAGGAGAGCCAGAAAGTCCTCCTGGTCCTCAGCTCGGAGTTCGTGAGGAGCCGCTGGTGTCTCCTGGAGGCCAACATGTCTCTGTTCAGAGACTGCCTGGAGAGAAAGCCCCTTGTCCCTGTGCTTTTGGAGCCAGGGGTCACCATCCCGCTCCATCTGTGCCACCTCACCTACTTGGAGGCCCGCGACCCAGAGTTTATGCCCAAGTTGCTGAAGGTGCTCTGCACCCCCAACCGGCAGCTCCAAGGCTCCACAGTGGTTCCCTACCAGCCTCCGTCCATCTACCACGGGAAGGCCCTACAGCCTTTAACTGCTGCTAATGTAGAAAATCTTTACAAGTGGGATGCGGGACAATTCAGTGACATGGAAATACCGGACCAACTGCGCTTGATCATTGTGAACCAAGAGAAGTACAGGGAGGCCATTGGCATCATCAACAGTGTGTCTTTAGATAAAGTATGGCTGCGTCCACTCTGGATCAGAGTTATTCTCTATATTTATGGTATAATAGCAATAGTGTTACTGGTTGTTATTTTTACGTTAATATTTACAAATGTAGCAGGATCTATTTTACAAGATACACCCGAGGGCATTCCCATAGATATTGTAATCTTCCTATGTTTGTTCTCCATTCCATTTGGTGTGCTCATTCAACTTTGTCTTTGGAAGATGGATGACGAGAAGTTTATAGTGAAGGAGATGCAAAAAGCCGCTGGTCAGGCAAATATAATCCTTTTTGAGCAAAATATCCTGATGGGCTTTAGGTCCAATTCCATTATGTATCTGGTGTATGTTTCTCTGGAAGGTTGCAAAGGGGAGTTTGCGACGACATTTAAGCATTCAACCAGCGCGGAGGAGTGCTTTAAAGTAGCTCTACTTCGCTTTTCGTCGGAGTATGCTTGCTGCCTTGCGAAAAAGCACTTCCCGTTTGCTCAGCCGTGCCCAATCCAAGGTCACCTGGAGGGAGGGGTCTGTTTTTGTCAGTATGTCTCCCAGCAACTGAGCAGAGGGGAGTGGAAGTGA